The following proteins are co-located in the Ensifer sp. WSM1721 genome:
- a CDS encoding glutathione S-transferase family protein has translation MLKLFYTPGTCSLASHIALEEAGAAYEAHRIDFSKAEQTKPEYLAINPKGRVPALVTDRGILTETPAILAYIAQSFPEARLAPLEDAFEFARLQSFLSYLCSTVHVAHAHARRAARWADDPAAHEAMKAKVPQNMADCSDLIERAMFAGPFVMGENYSIADPYLFTIASWLEADGVDPARFPKILDHRNRMAARPAVAKVLAVVQS, from the coding sequence ATGCTGAAACTGTTTTATACGCCCGGGACCTGTTCACTTGCCTCGCATATCGCGCTCGAGGAGGCCGGAGCGGCCTATGAAGCGCATCGTATCGATTTTTCCAAGGCCGAGCAGACGAAGCCCGAATATCTCGCCATCAATCCGAAAGGGAGGGTGCCGGCGCTCGTGACCGATCGCGGCATCTTGACCGAAACACCGGCCATCCTCGCCTATATCGCTCAGAGCTTTCCCGAGGCGCGGCTTGCGCCGCTCGAGGACGCGTTCGAGTTTGCGCGGCTGCAGTCGTTCCTGAGCTACCTCTGCTCGACGGTGCATGTCGCCCATGCTCATGCGCGGCGAGCGGCACGCTGGGCCGATGACCCGGCTGCGCACGAGGCGATGAAGGCGAAAGTGCCGCAGAATATGGCCGATTGCTCCGATCTGATAGAGCGTGCGATGTTCGCCGGCCCCTTCGTGATGGGCGAAAACTATTCGATCGCCGATCCCTATCTCTTCACGATTGCTAGTTGGCTCGAGGCGGACGGCGTCGATCCGGCGCGCTTCCCGAAGATCCTCGATCATCGCAACCGAATGGCCGCGCGGCCCGCCGTCGCCAAGGTGCTGGCGGTCGTGCAGTCATGA
- a CDS encoding MmcQ/YjbR family DNA-binding protein, translating into MTDEMKRSFERVRRLAEAARLPEMTVGTSYGTPALLVKGKSFVRMKDAETLVVMCALEEKEMLMELDPSLFFETDHYKGWPAMLVRLSVIDDDALTQRLIAAWREKAPKRLADRFGISSPT; encoded by the coding sequence ATGACGGACGAGATGAAGCGTTCCTTCGAGCGCGTGCGGCGGCTTGCAGAAGCCGCGAGGCTACCGGAAATGACCGTCGGCACGTCCTATGGGACGCCGGCGCTACTCGTCAAAGGCAAGAGCTTCGTACGGATGAAGGACGCCGAGACGCTGGTGGTGATGTGTGCGCTCGAAGAAAAGGAGATGCTGATGGAGCTCGACCCGTCGCTCTTCTTCGAGACCGACCATTACAAGGGATGGCCGGCGATGTTGGTCAGGCTCTCGGTCATCGACGACGACGCGCTGACGCAACGGCTGATTGCCGCTTGGCGCGAAAAAGCGCCGAAACGGCTGGCGGATCGCTTTGGCATCTCCAGCCCGACCTGA
- a CDS encoding asparaginase: MSNPVLVEVTRGNMVESRHRGMVVAVDGDGNELFSLGDADAAVFPRSACKAMQALPLMESGAADAYRFGARELALACSSHSGEPEHVALAAEMLAAAGRDVGALECGAHWSSDQATLISQARSLEKPSALHNNCSGKHAGFICACCHSGTEVRGYIGYDHPIQQEIRGVMEDLTGAILARDNCGVDGCSIPTYAVPLKGLAHGFAKMATGAGLGAERARASKRLIDACMAEPFYVAGTKRACTRLMNTAPGRIFAKTGAEGVFCAAIPEKGIGIALKCEDGTTRAAEAMVAATLARFFADEPQVHAALMAQANHSMHNWNRMHVGNVRVTEAFIA, translated from the coding sequence ATGTCGAATCCCGTTCTGGTCGAAGTGACGCGCGGAAACATGGTCGAAAGCCGCCACCGCGGCATGGTCGTCGCCGTCGATGGCGACGGCAATGAGCTGTTTTCGCTGGGTGACGCGGATGCCGCCGTGTTCCCGCGTTCCGCCTGCAAGGCGATGCAGGCCCTGCCGCTCATGGAAAGTGGCGCCGCGGACGCCTATCGCTTCGGTGCCAGGGAACTGGCGCTTGCCTGTTCATCACACTCCGGCGAGCCGGAACATGTGGCGCTCGCGGCCGAGATGCTGGCTGCCGCGGGGAGAGACGTCGGCGCGCTCGAATGCGGCGCCCACTGGTCTTCCGACCAGGCGACGCTCATCAGCCAGGCCCGCTCGCTGGAGAAGCCGAGCGCGCTGCACAACAATTGCTCCGGCAAACATGCCGGCTTCATCTGCGCCTGCTGCCATTCCGGCACGGAAGTCAGGGGTTACATCGGCTACGATCATCCGATCCAGCAGGAAATTCGCGGGGTCATGGAGGACCTGACCGGAGCAATCCTGGCGCGCGACAATTGCGGCGTCGACGGCTGCTCGATACCGACCTATGCGGTACCGCTGAAGGGGCTTGCCCACGGTTTTGCAAAGATGGCGACGGGTGCCGGTCTCGGGGCGGAGCGGGCGCGCGCTTCGAAGCGTCTGATCGATGCCTGCATGGCCGAACCCTTCTACGTCGCCGGTACCAAGCGCGCCTGCACGCGGCTGATGAACACCGCGCCCGGTCGCATCTTCGCCAAGACCGGTGCCGAGGGCGTCTTCTGCGCCGCCATTCCGGAGAAGGGCATAGGCATCGCGCTCAAATGCGAAGACGGCACGACCCGGGCCGCCGAGGCGATGGTCGCGGCGACGCTTGCCCGCTTCTTCGCGGACGAGCCGCAGGTTCACGCCGCGCTGATGGCTCAGGCCAACCACTCGATGCACAATTGGAACCGTATGCATGTCGGCAACGTGCGCGTGACCGAGGCCTTTATCGCGTGA
- a CDS encoding DeoR/GlpR family DNA-binding transcription regulator, producing the protein MLTTQRRAMISARLARDGQLVAKALADELGLSEDTIRRDLREMAAEGLLKRVHGGALPLTPPLPDFAARQAIAGNIKRRLGRRAAELVKPGQVVFLDGGTTNAEIARALPYDLRVTIVTHSPTIAAELERHDAEVVLIGGRLYKHSMVTTGAAALSAIEQIRADIFFLGVTGIHPAHGLSTGDYEEAAIKRAIARHTAETYVLATPEKFGAASPHRIMSVGELAGLVVPADMEADLLSPYQDGSTTLITA; encoded by the coding sequence ATGCTGACGACACAGAGACGAGCCATGATCTCGGCAAGACTTGCACGCGACGGGCAGCTCGTTGCAAAGGCGCTCGCCGACGAGCTCGGCCTTTCGGAAGACACGATCCGTCGCGACCTCAGAGAAATGGCGGCCGAGGGCCTGTTGAAGCGGGTTCATGGAGGAGCCCTGCCGCTGACGCCGCCGCTTCCGGATTTTGCCGCCCGCCAGGCTATCGCCGGCAACATCAAGCGCCGGCTCGGCCGCCGCGCGGCGGAGCTCGTCAAGCCGGGTCAGGTCGTTTTTCTCGATGGCGGTACGACCAATGCAGAGATCGCTCGCGCGTTGCCGTACGACCTCCGCGTCACCATAGTCACCCATAGCCCGACGATCGCCGCAGAGCTCGAGCGTCATGATGCGGAGGTGGTCCTGATCGGCGGCCGGCTCTACAAGCATTCGATGGTGACGACCGGCGCCGCGGCACTCTCGGCAATCGAACAAATTCGGGCCGATATTTTCTTTCTCGGGGTCACCGGCATTCACCCCGCGCACGGGCTTTCGACCGGAGACTACGAGGAGGCGGCGATCAAGCGGGCGATCGCCCGGCATACGGCTGAAACCTACGTGCTCGCCACGCCGGAGAAATTCGGCGCCGCCTCTCCCCACCGCATCATGAGCGTCGGCGAGCTCGCCGGCCTCGTCGTGCCCGCGGATATGGAAGCCGATCTTCTATCGCCCTATCAGGACGGGAGCACGACATTGATCACGGCATAG